From Pseudarthrobacter equi, a single genomic window includes:
- a CDS encoding Rv3654c family TadE-like protein, giving the protein MDPHCPGVHPSGAHGRCASREQRPHRRKGEQVTAGRPGQRRGQQARPGPDHRERGSGTVLAAGLALVVLMAAVLVMLLAQSAVQASRAASAADLAALAGADALRGISAGEPCTVANDVASRHAARVLSCVKGPGLTLEVRTELHERSMLGAATGRARAGPPP; this is encoded by the coding sequence GTGGACCCTCACTGCCCGGGCGTCCACCCGAGCGGAGCGCACGGCCGGTGCGCCAGCAGGGAGCAGCGGCCTCACCGACGGAAAGGGGAACAGGTGACAGCGGGCCGCCCGGGTCAACGCCGTGGTCAGCAAGCCCGTCCTGGCCCCGATCACCGGGAACGGGGATCAGGCACCGTTCTCGCGGCCGGGCTGGCGTTGGTGGTCCTGATGGCAGCCGTGCTGGTGATGCTCCTGGCCCAGTCAGCGGTGCAGGCCAGCCGTGCGGCGTCGGCCGCGGACCTGGCAGCGCTCGCAGGGGCCGACGCCCTGCGCGGAATCTCGGCAGGCGAGCCCTGCACCGTGGCCAACGACGTCGCGTCCCGGCACGCGGCACGGGTCCTCAGCTGCGTAAAGGGCCCCGGGTTGACCCTCGAGGTCAGGACGGAACTGCACGAACGATCGATGCTGGGCGCGGCCACCGGGCGAGCTCGTGCCGGACCGCCGCCCTAG
- a CDS encoding TadE family type IV pilus minor pilin, translated as MTAAPAARGAAPRRANSSAACRGAVTAEFAVTLPVVVALLAMLLAGAAAGVTQLRIEEGARSGARALARGEDPATVAQTVRTLAGGTAAATVAAEGEWFNVTVTDRVGGPLGTSIPWTLTARASTRAERTAGAPAGSSGLTDGKGNR; from the coding sequence GTGACAGCTGCGCCGGCCGCGCGGGGAGCCGCTCCGCGGCGGGCGAATAGTTCAGCTGCGTGCCGGGGTGCGGTCACAGCCGAGTTCGCCGTCACCCTTCCCGTCGTGGTGGCCTTGTTGGCCATGCTCCTGGCTGGAGCCGCCGCCGGTGTCACCCAGCTGCGGATCGAGGAGGGGGCGCGGTCCGGCGCCAGGGCCCTGGCCAGGGGCGAAGACCCTGCCACCGTGGCGCAGACCGTCCGCACCCTCGCGGGTGGAACAGCAGCCGCCACGGTGGCAGCCGAGGGCGAATGGTTCAACGTCACCGTGACGGACCGCGTGGGAGGCCCGCTGGGAACATCCATCCCGTGGACCCTCACTGCCCGGGCGTCCACCCGAGCGGAGCGCACGGCCGGTGCGCCAGCAGGGAGCAGCGGCCTCACCGACGGAAAGGGGAACAGGTGA
- a CDS encoding DUF4244 domain-containing protein, protein MSTNHHRHTFAGTSALAARPAPAGRSAGGPQSIGRARDSTLPANVVELRPGAGTSRRRRRSVRLMGSEAGMATAEYAIATLAAVGFAGLLVFILRSDEVRGFLLNLIRTALALP, encoded by the coding sequence ATGTCCACGAATCACCACCGTCACACCTTTGCCGGCACGTCCGCGCTCGCCGCCCGGCCCGCTCCCGCAGGCCGCAGCGCCGGCGGGCCACAGTCCATCGGCCGCGCACGGGACAGCACCCTGCCGGCAAACGTCGTGGAGCTGCGGCCCGGGGCCGGTACGTCCCGCCGCCGGCGGCGCTCCGTCCGGCTGATGGGGTCGGAAGCCGGAATGGCCACCGCCGAGTACGCCATCGCCACCCTCGCCGCGGTCGGATTCGCGGGCCTTCTGGTCTTCATCCTCCGCAGCGATGAAGTCCGGGGTTTCCTGCTGAACCTGATCCGTACGGCACTGGCGTTGCCGTGA
- a CDS encoding type II secretion system F family protein → MTGTGIAALGLFAVLAAAAFLACAGRGRARTRLRTLELHDPGPGHTPIIPEPRNRAGPGLADTAMMLELVAAMLDAGSSIGRALELVSMSASAKYSESLRPVVSALAIGADWETAWRSSAVRRPDILELRDALGFAALTGAPSSAILYAQAARLRRERFRAAEKRAASLGVKLVIPLGLCSLPAFICLGVVPVLLALVPSGS, encoded by the coding sequence GTGACGGGCACCGGCATCGCAGCATTGGGGCTGTTCGCCGTCCTTGCCGCCGCAGCGTTCCTGGCCTGCGCCGGACGAGGCAGGGCCCGGACACGGCTCCGCACCCTCGAATTACATGACCCGGGCCCGGGGCATACGCCAATAATCCCGGAACCCCGCAACCGGGCCGGACCCGGCCTTGCCGACACCGCCATGATGCTCGAACTTGTAGCGGCCATGCTCGACGCCGGTTCCAGCATCGGCCGCGCCTTGGAACTGGTCTCCATGTCCGCCTCGGCGAAGTACAGCGAATCACTGCGGCCGGTGGTTTCAGCCCTGGCCATCGGTGCCGATTGGGAAACGGCCTGGCGCAGCTCCGCCGTCCGCCGGCCCGACATCCTCGAGTTGCGGGATGCACTGGGCTTCGCTGCGCTGACCGGCGCGCCGTCGTCGGCCATCCTCTACGCCCAGGCGGCCAGGCTCCGCCGGGAACGCTTCCGGGCCGCCGAAAAGCGTGCCGCGTCGCTGGGCGTCAAGCTCGTCATTCCGCTGGGACTGTGTTCGCTCCCCGCCTTCATCTGCCTCGGCGTCGTCCCCGTACTGCTGGCCCTGGTGCCTTCAGGCTCCTGA
- a CDS encoding type II secretion system F family protein, with amino-acid sequence MIVLLALALSLAALLLLKPPRGAAARLHRAAGRPPARASGLMGRPASRRFTRRKKLGSGKNATVGTPLTVLVQQLAALLKGGRTLARLWDELWIVYGTDGPQPSAGDAAAGPAKGGLSDGSLAVLAAARGAAARGTPVSAAIRRALPEVFPGGHREARIWSELAACFDIAEASGCPLADVLTRFAAQLEVEADADAARQTALAGPKATVSLLTWLPLMGLGLGMALGVDPLAMLLGTPLGLAALLGGVALTVAGRLWSSRLVATAAGTGKL; translated from the coding sequence GTGATTGTCCTGCTGGCGCTTGCCCTGTCCCTGGCGGCGCTGCTGCTGCTCAAGCCGCCCCGGGGTGCTGCCGCGCGGCTGCACCGTGCCGCGGGCCGGCCGCCAGCCCGGGCATCCGGTCTGATGGGCAGGCCCGCCTCCAGGCGATTCACCCGCCGTAAGAAACTGGGATCGGGAAAGAACGCCACTGTGGGGACACCCCTTACCGTCCTGGTGCAGCAGCTGGCTGCACTGCTGAAAGGAGGCCGGACACTTGCCAGGCTGTGGGACGAACTCTGGATCGTTTATGGAACGGACGGCCCGCAACCATCTGCGGGGGATGCTGCTGCCGGTCCGGCCAAGGGAGGGCTGTCGGACGGTTCCCTTGCCGTGCTGGCTGCAGCACGCGGTGCCGCGGCGCGTGGCACACCGGTGTCGGCGGCCATCAGGCGGGCGCTGCCGGAGGTGTTTCCAGGCGGGCACCGGGAGGCAAGGATCTGGTCCGAGCTGGCAGCCTGCTTCGATATCGCCGAGGCCAGCGGATGCCCCCTCGCTGATGTGCTCACCCGCTTTGCGGCCCAGCTCGAGGTGGAGGCCGACGCGGACGCGGCGCGCCAGACTGCCCTGGCCGGTCCAAAAGCCACGGTCTCGCTGCTGACCTGGCTGCCGTTGATGGGCCTTGGGCTCGGGATGGCACTGGGCGTTGACCCGCTTGCCATGCTGTTGGGTACGCCCCTTGGCCTGGCTGCCTTGCTGGGCGGCGTGGCCCTGACCGTTGCCGGCAGGCTCTGGTCCTCGCGCCTGGTGGCAACTGCCGCGGGAACCGGGAAGCTGTGA
- a CDS encoding TadA family conjugal transfer-associated ATPase: MTPGEGEASRAVAAPPDVSALPPRSRRSARILEGQRRGPHQGGTPARGRPVDAGLLESVRESMMAEAGAVTPSRVAAAVQATGKLLGTAGALAAVERISAELNGLGPLQELTRDPAVTDIFANAPDSVWVDRGRGIERVAVAFEGESQLRALACRLVAAGGRRLDDGSPCVDVRLPGGYRVHAVLPPVSTAGTLLSIRIRREHVFGMAELQEGGMFSGPVRDVLENVVEQRLSFLVSGATGSGKTTLLSTLLGLCAAGERLVLIEDASELNPVHPHIVSLESRHGNLEGGGEVDLGELVRQALRMRPDRLVVGECRGAEVRELLTAMNTGHSGGGGTIHANTAASVPARLTALGALAGLSPDGVRLQAASALDVAIHVELTPRGREVTCIGVFVDSPEGLTVVPALETAAGVAGPAWPALAARLGMDPEDIR, translated from the coding sequence ATGACCCCGGGCGAAGGGGAGGCATCCAGGGCTGTTGCGGCACCTCCCGATGTTTCCGCGCTGCCGCCACGGTCCCGGCGAAGTGCCCGGATCCTGGAAGGGCAGCGGCGCGGACCCCATCAGGGCGGGACGCCTGCCCGGGGCCGTCCTGTCGATGCGGGCCTCCTGGAATCGGTGCGCGAATCGATGATGGCCGAAGCCGGGGCTGTGACTCCGTCCCGGGTGGCCGCTGCGGTCCAGGCCACCGGAAAGCTGCTCGGAACTGCGGGAGCGCTCGCCGCAGTGGAACGGATCAGCGCGGAACTGAACGGACTGGGTCCCCTGCAGGAGCTCACCCGGGACCCCGCCGTGACGGACATCTTCGCCAATGCCCCGGACTCCGTTTGGGTGGACCGGGGGCGCGGCATCGAGCGTGTGGCGGTGGCATTCGAGGGCGAATCCCAGCTGCGCGCGCTCGCCTGCAGGCTGGTGGCGGCGGGCGGCCGGCGGCTGGATGACGGGTCGCCCTGTGTTGATGTCCGCCTCCCGGGCGGCTACCGTGTCCACGCTGTCCTGCCGCCCGTCTCCACGGCGGGGACCCTGTTGAGTATCCGCATCAGGCGCGAGCACGTTTTCGGCATGGCTGAACTGCAGGAAGGAGGCATGTTCAGCGGGCCGGTCCGGGACGTACTGGAGAACGTAGTGGAGCAGAGGCTGAGCTTCCTGGTCAGCGGCGCCACCGGCTCCGGAAAGACCACCCTGCTGTCAACGCTGCTGGGGCTGTGTGCGGCGGGGGAGCGGTTGGTCCTCATCGAGGACGCCTCGGAACTGAATCCTGTCCACCCGCACATCGTTTCCCTGGAGTCCAGGCACGGAAACCTGGAAGGCGGCGGCGAAGTGGACCTGGGCGAACTGGTACGGCAGGCCCTGCGCATGCGACCCGACAGGCTGGTGGTGGGTGAGTGCCGCGGCGCCGAGGTCCGGGAGCTTCTTACCGCCATGAATACAGGCCACAGCGGCGGAGGCGGCACCATCCACGCCAACACAGCGGCCTCGGTTCCGGCCAGGCTCACGGCCCTTGGTGCACTGGCAGGGTTGAGCCCGGACGGTGTGCGGCTGCAGGCAGCCAGTGCGTTGGACGTGGCCATCCACGTCGAACTGACACCCCGGGGACGCGAGGTCACGTGCATCGGTGTTTTCGTCGATTCGCCGGAGGGGCTGACTGTGGTGCCGGCCCTGGAAACTGCGGCCGGTGTCGCAGGACCCGCGTGGCCGGCGCTGGCCGCGCGACTCGGCATGGACCCGGAGGACATCCGGTGA
- the ssd gene encoding septum site-determining protein Ssd — MSRHQILPPPSGQGPAGSAGYAPGSPPAGTSRAPAGPADGAADAWLPDASGEVLLVTASAFLRSEVERIVAAAGGRLRVAVDAAEGGRHWDGAAAVLVGSDIRELPPRRRAPAVLVGLDGEGDSLWHLAAALGAERVAVLPDAAAWLADHLSRSRSPGPGGLVLGLTGGCGGAGATTAAIWIAQAAAGMGVRVLLVDGDPWGGGLELAIAAEDYPGLRWPDLSDARGSIDPLQLADSLPVSGGFSFLSWPASREQPDQVAGPAAAGVLDAARRGYELVVVDIGRRAEPLKTFAWDCDRIFVVVPAQLKAAVAAVRLLQEFPPVEASVLMRGKPGAAIDGPLLADAIGLPVLGRVPELRGMAAAVESGRLLDLGRRRSVRRFAGTVLDSLGDGLPVGEPV; from the coding sequence ATGAGCAGGCACCAGATACTTCCGCCACCGTCGGGGCAGGGCCCTGCCGGGTCCGCCGGCTACGCCCCAGGCTCGCCGCCGGCTGGTACATCGCGTGCACCCGCCGGCCCGGCGGACGGGGCCGCTGACGCATGGCTGCCGGACGCATCCGGCGAAGTGCTGCTGGTGACGGCGTCGGCTTTCCTCCGCTCGGAGGTGGAACGGATTGTTGCTGCCGCCGGCGGACGCCTGCGCGTGGCCGTGGATGCAGCAGAGGGCGGCCGTCACTGGGACGGGGCGGCGGCGGTGCTGGTGGGCAGTGACATCAGGGAGCTGCCGCCCCGGCGGCGGGCGCCTGCCGTCCTCGTCGGCCTGGACGGCGAGGGGGACAGCCTGTGGCATCTGGCCGCCGCGCTTGGAGCCGAACGCGTGGCCGTGCTCCCGGATGCGGCTGCCTGGCTGGCTGACCATCTAAGCCGGTCACGGTCGCCGGGGCCCGGTGGGCTGGTTCTCGGCTTGACCGGCGGCTGTGGCGGTGCAGGAGCCACCACGGCGGCCATCTGGATTGCGCAGGCAGCGGCGGGCATGGGTGTGCGCGTACTGCTGGTGGATGGCGATCCCTGGGGCGGCGGGCTGGAACTGGCCATCGCCGCCGAGGACTACCCGGGGTTGCGCTGGCCGGACCTGTCCGACGCCCGGGGCAGCATCGATCCCCTCCAGCTGGCCGACTCCCTGCCTGTGTCCGGCGGTTTCTCGTTCCTGTCCTGGCCCGCCAGCCGCGAACAGCCCGATCAGGTGGCAGGGCCAGCTGCCGCCGGTGTCCTGGACGCTGCCCGGCGGGGTTACGAACTCGTGGTGGTGGACATTGGCCGCCGCGCCGAGCCGCTGAAGACGTTCGCCTGGGACTGCGACCGCATCTTTGTGGTGGTTCCGGCCCAGCTGAAGGCCGCCGTGGCCGCGGTGCGGTTGCTGCAGGAATTCCCGCCCGTGGAAGCGTCGGTGCTGATGCGTGGCAAACCGGGGGCCGCCATTGACGGCCCGCTCCTCGCCGACGCCATCGGGCTTCCCGTCCTGGGCCGGGTGCCGGAACTGCGCGGCATGGCTGCCGCAGTGGAATCCGGCAGGCTCCTGGATCTTGGCAGGCGGCGCAGCGTGCGGCGCTTCGCCGGCACGGTGCTCGATTCCCTCGGTGACGGGCTGCCCGTGGGAGAACCGGTATGA
- a CDS encoding bifunctional 3'-5' exonuclease/DNA polymerase, whose product MYVLLAAHPSGAALQELTQAGEPQPANPEVRVVSIGDLPAVVRQLEGGPTPPRWIWHRTQDWYPALLRAGVELERCYDLTLCGNILAFSQFTAHTEYARTSDRTPADDPVLPPKSLLPPAPPADQGALFEDPGSAPPLRHTPEELRTEYATQQSALAGAGTDGSMRGRLQLLLAAESAGAMIAAEMQYAGVPWREDLHEEILAGYLGPRPPAGQRPARLEALAAELRQLLGSPMLNPDSPQELIRALHRNGIEVKSTSKWELKDSSHPVIGPLLEYKKLSRLHTANGWSWLDAWVAGGRFRPEYVVGGVVSGRWASRGGGALQIPRQIRGAVHADPGYKLIVADASQLEPRVLVALARDSVMAEAARDQDLYAGIAAKGFGGDRAKAKVALLGAMYGATSGESGRLMPQLARTYPRAVDFVEQAARAGEAGGTVTTRLGRSSPPPSERWYQSQRSVTAEEQRRAESIARSRGRFTRNFVVQGSAADWAACWLAELRRRLRTLRADGTGAGAGGAGPELVFFLHDEVMVHAPAGAVDECIRAIEDAAGAAKDLLFGPIPVEFPVSVAVVDSYDLAK is encoded by the coding sequence ATGTATGTCCTGCTCGCCGCCCACCCCTCCGGGGCCGCGCTGCAGGAACTCACCCAGGCGGGCGAACCCCAGCCGGCCAATCCCGAAGTCCGCGTCGTCAGCATTGGCGACCTTCCCGCCGTCGTCCGCCAACTGGAAGGCGGCCCGACGCCGCCCCGTTGGATCTGGCACCGTACCCAGGACTGGTACCCGGCGCTGCTGCGGGCCGGCGTGGAGCTGGAGCGCTGCTACGACCTCACGCTCTGCGGCAACATCCTGGCGTTTTCGCAGTTCACCGCCCACACCGAGTACGCCCGCACGTCGGACAGGACCCCAGCGGACGATCCGGTCCTGCCGCCGAAGTCGCTGCTTCCCCCTGCTCCCCCGGCGGACCAGGGCGCCCTGTTCGAGGACCCGGGCAGCGCGCCGCCCCTGCGCCATACCCCGGAAGAGCTGCGGACCGAGTACGCCACACAGCAGTCCGCCCTGGCCGGGGCCGGCACCGATGGCAGCATGCGCGGCCGCCTGCAGCTGCTGCTGGCAGCTGAATCAGCAGGCGCGATGATCGCCGCCGAGATGCAGTACGCGGGCGTGCCGTGGCGGGAGGATCTGCACGAGGAAATCCTGGCCGGCTACCTTGGCCCGCGTCCGCCCGCCGGGCAGCGGCCGGCACGGCTGGAGGCGCTGGCCGCCGAACTGCGGCAACTGCTTGGCTCCCCCATGCTGAACCCGGACTCCCCGCAGGAACTCATCCGCGCCCTGCACCGCAACGGCATCGAGGTGAAGAGCACCAGCAAATGGGAGCTGAAGGACTCTTCGCACCCGGTCATCGGCCCGCTGCTGGAGTACAAGAAACTGTCGCGGCTGCATACGGCGAACGGCTGGTCGTGGCTCGATGCCTGGGTGGCGGGCGGGAGGTTCCGGCCAGAGTACGTGGTGGGCGGAGTGGTGTCCGGCCGCTGGGCCTCGCGGGGCGGCGGCGCCCTCCAGATCCCCCGGCAGATCCGTGGTGCCGTGCACGCGGATCCCGGCTACAAGCTGATCGTGGCCGACGCCTCGCAACTGGAGCCGCGGGTTCTGGTGGCGCTGGCACGGGATTCGGTGATGGCCGAAGCCGCGCGGGACCAGGATCTCTATGCGGGCATCGCCGCCAAGGGCTTCGGCGGTGACCGCGCGAAAGCCAAGGTGGCCCTGCTCGGGGCGATGTACGGTGCCACGTCCGGCGAATCCGGCCGCCTCATGCCGCAGTTGGCGCGGACGTATCCGCGGGCTGTGGACTTCGTGGAACAGGCCGCCCGGGCAGGCGAGGCCGGTGGCACGGTAACCACCCGGCTGGGGCGCAGCAGCCCGCCGCCGTCGGAGCGCTGGTACCAAAGCCAGCGCTCGGTCACCGCTGAAGAGCAGCGCCGTGCCGAGTCGATCGCCAGGTCCCGGGGCCGGTTTACCCGCAACTTCGTGGTCCAGGGCTCGGCTGCGGACTGGGCGGCATGCTGGCTGGCGGAATTACGACGGCGGCTGCGCACCCTCCGCGCGGACGGCACCGGCGCAGGGGCCGGCGGTGCCGGTCCGGAACTGGTGTTCTTCCTCCACGACGAAGTCATGGTGCACGCCCCGGCCGGCGCGGTGGACGAGTGCATCAGGGCGATTGAGGACGCCGCCGGTGCCGCGAAGGACCTCCTGTTCGGTCCCATCCCGGTGGAATTTCCCGTCAGCGTCGCTGTGGTGGACTCCTACGACCTGGCCAAGTAA
- a CDS encoding YegP family protein, whose amino-acid sequence MAGRFEIHRAGDESYRLRLTDAEGNIVAVSPSFKSLNKLMDGVNAMRENAATGIVVDLRQQQA is encoded by the coding sequence ATGGCGGGCAGATTCGAGATTCACCGGGCAGGAGACGAGTCCTACCGGCTCCGGCTTACCGACGCAGAGGGCAACATCGTTGCCGTTTCACCAAGCTTCAAATCCTTGAACAAGCTGATGGACGGCGTCAACGCAATGCGCGAGAACGCCGCGACAGGAATCGTGGTCGACCTGCGGCAGCAGCAGGCCTGA
- a CDS encoding NUDIX hydrolase: protein MSAREDLLGLARRAASGSNTTPDPRWAALTVDANLARRAAVLMLFGALDDVPAVSGKPLAPADLDVLLLERAHTLGSHPGQVAFPGGSLDAGESAVDAALREAEEETGLDSGGVEVLGTLQQLGLAHSNFLVTPVLGWWASPSPVRVVDYAESAQVFRIPVRDLLDPDNRVMATVHRAGRAFDSPAFTVNGVVVWGFTGIVLSGLFDQLGWSVPWDSTRLHPISV from the coding sequence GTGAGCGCCAGGGAAGACCTGCTGGGGCTGGCGCGGCGTGCGGCGTCCGGTTCCAACACCACCCCGGACCCGCGGTGGGCGGCCCTGACGGTCGACGCGAACCTGGCCCGCCGTGCTGCCGTGCTGATGCTCTTCGGCGCCTTGGACGACGTCCCGGCGGTTTCCGGCAAGCCCCTGGCCCCGGCGGATCTCGACGTGCTGCTGCTGGAACGGGCCCATACGCTCGGGTCGCATCCCGGCCAGGTCGCCTTCCCAGGCGGAAGCCTGGATGCGGGTGAATCCGCCGTGGACGCAGCCCTCCGGGAGGCCGAGGAGGAAACCGGCCTGGACTCGGGCGGCGTTGAAGTCCTGGGTACTCTGCAGCAGCTCGGCCTGGCCCACAGCAACTTCCTGGTGACCCCTGTGCTCGGGTGGTGGGCGTCGCCGTCGCCGGTGCGCGTGGTGGACTATGCAGAATCCGCCCAGGTCTTCCGGATCCCCGTCCGCGATCTGCTGGACCCGGACAACCGGGTCATGGCCACCGTCCACCGGGCCGGGCGTGCGTTCGACAGCCCGGCATTCACGGTGAACGGCGTGGTGGTGTGGGGTTTCACCGGCATCGTGCTCAGTGGCCTCTTCGACCAGCTGGGCTGGTCCGTGCCCTGGGACAGCACCAGGCTGCACCCCATCAGCGTGTAG
- the nth gene encoding endonuclease III, whose protein sequence is MPVVSSESALALKRRARRINRALAEKYPYAHAELDFTNPFELLVATVLSAQTTDVTVNLVTPVLFGRYPDARAMAEADPAVLEEILKPTGFFRAKSRNLLALATRLVDEYDGVVPGRIEDLVTLPGVGRKTANVVLGNAFGIPGITVDTHFGRLARRFNWTQSDDPVQVESDVAELFEPRDWTMLSHRVVFHGRRVCHSRKPACGACPVANWCPSYGLGELDPVKAAKLLKYELAPGNEALLEQLQADTHRAAEIRMASQRRPLELRGGPESAGESL, encoded by the coding sequence ATGCCGGTGGTTTCGTCCGAGTCGGCACTGGCCCTGAAGCGGCGTGCCCGGCGGATCAACCGTGCGCTGGCCGAAAAGTACCCGTACGCCCACGCGGAACTGGACTTCACCAACCCGTTTGAGCTGCTGGTGGCCACGGTCCTTTCCGCCCAGACCACCGACGTCACCGTCAACCTGGTCACGCCGGTGCTCTTCGGACGCTACCCGGACGCCCGTGCCATGGCCGAAGCGGACCCGGCCGTGCTTGAGGAAATCCTCAAGCCCACCGGGTTCTTCCGGGCCAAGTCCCGGAACCTGCTGGCCCTGGCCACCCGCCTGGTGGACGAGTACGACGGCGTGGTCCCCGGCCGGATCGAGGACCTGGTCACGCTGCCCGGCGTGGGCCGCAAAACTGCCAACGTGGTGCTGGGCAACGCCTTCGGAATCCCCGGAATCACCGTGGACACCCACTTCGGGCGGCTGGCGCGGCGGTTTAACTGGACGCAGTCGGACGATCCTGTGCAGGTCGAATCGGACGTGGCTGAACTCTTCGAGCCGCGCGACTGGACCATGCTCTCGCACCGGGTGGTATTCCACGGCAGGCGCGTCTGCCACTCCCGGAAGCCGGCCTGCGGCGCCTGCCCGGTGGCCAACTGGTGCCCCAGCTATGGGCTCGGCGAACTGGATCCGGTGAAGGCCGCGAAGCTCCTCAAATATGAGCTCGCGCCGGGCAATGAGGCGTTGCTGGAGCAGCTGCAGGCTGACACGCACCGGGCGGCCGAGATCCGGATGGCGTCGCAGCGGCGGCCCTTGGAGCTCCGGGGAGGACCTGAGAGCGCCGGGGAAAGCCTGTGA